A region from the Leptolyngbya iicbica LK genome encodes:
- a CDS encoding DEAD/DEAH box helicase → MNIFDFRDGLIGDYSKYVTSFIQIRDEHIKQHVEEKLKSGVLWPQPLIQLNPSFEPGERVDQLVARGILHEECSSIFRVKKAQTGGEGNPLTLHKHQLDAVLTASEGHNYVLTTGTGSGKSLSYIIPIVDHVLKRGSEKGIQAIVVYPMNALANSQAGELRKFLQDGYPEGSAPVTFERYTGQEKEDERQQILNNPPDILLTNYVMLELILTRPKERKLIEAAQGLQFLVLDELHTYRGRQGADVALLVRRVRERMAADSLQCVGTSATLASGGTYAEQQVEVAKVATQLFGTTVKPEHIIGETLKRASPDRDFQDPAFIQALKARIIYSPTPLSSEYDAFIQDPLSIWIEGIFGVEPEPETGRLVRAKPQSLLGDQGAAESLRKLIGLPKEQGHTCIEAIKQGLLVGHQVKKTETGIAPFAFRLHQFISKGDTVYASLRTEDERHITLQAQQFVPGDRSRILLPLVFCRECGQEYYAVRRTHDFAVDQAKLEPRELSDTQNDNVSESGFLYLNTRRPWPIDPEAMLDLLPEDWIEEHPTRGPRVRQSRKKHLPEPMHFKADGFIGEPDLLGHFLPTPFRFCLNCGVSYGSRQRSDFAKLASLGSEGRSTATTILTLSSVLKLKGSTLTETAKKLLSFTDNRQDASLQAGHFNDFIEVGLLRAALYKAVERASTDGLRHDELPQRVFDALNLPLDLYASDSAVKYQALKDTQQALRDVLGYRLYLDLRRGWRITSPNLEQCGLLEIQYLSLEDVCQDKDIWQACHPALVTAAPETRVQVAKVLLDFMRRELAIKVDYLDTRYQERIQQRSSQRLKDPWALDENETLNYATVLFPRSFKQGEDFGGNVFLSSRSGYGQYLRRTSTFDNFGERLKLEDTDQIIRGLLQGLKIAGIVEEVLAPKKDGEVPGYQLVASALQWTVGDGTTPFHDPTRVPQLPEGGSRTNEFFVEFYRKIAATTQGLEAREHTAQVPSDEREKREQAFRTGDLPILYCSPTMELGVDIADLNVVNLRNVPPTPANYAQRSGRAGRSGQPALVFAYCSTGSSHDQYFFKRPDRMVTGAVTPPRLDLSNEDLIRAHLHAVWLAEADLNLGSSLKDILQLDLVDDAPTLELQEEVQAKLNNVGAKKRAKKRAQRILDTLQAEMDDSSLFNDTWLDNVFTQIAQRFENTCQRWRDLYRAALAQFNVQNRIIQDASRPARDKDQAKRLRREAEAQLELLTVSDNLAQSDFYSYRYFASEGFLPGYNFPRLPLSAYIPARRMRQGREEYLSRPRFLAISEFGPRSVVYHEGSKYLINRVILPVEGDEGTLSLGEVKPCPRCGYLHPVNDGVGLDKCERCTADLSTSLRSLFRLQNVTTKRRDKINSDEEERLRLGYDLCTGVRFPERDGHPSYQVATVKRKGKDLAKLTYAQNAELWRINLGWARRKNKEQFGFVLDIERGYWAKNEQATEDEDVSDPLSPRTSRVIPYVQDNRNSLLFEPKGSLRPEQMASLQAALKQAIQVTYQLEDNELAAEPLPNRDDRRLILFYESAEGGAGVLKRLLNDPTALASVAKAALEVCHFDPETGEDLGHGPQSEENCEAACYDCLMNYSNQRDHALLDRQRIRDVLMQLTEAEVLASPSSKSRTEHLDGLLNKADSGLEREWLQYLQERGYRLPSEAQVLIPDCGTRPDFLYRDNATVIYVDGPHHDFPDRHQRDQKQADCLEDFGYTVLRFDYREDWVEILKRYPGVFGEGSVSSNTAKNNGNNKRDGHVDLDLFDARWRPIMEQLAQEQDWQVEAGGDVADGGRVLGEYLAEVSVNGCSVRLVDAEQPDLETVAELLKAQGFAVLVAQSEDPQLIQNLKASFQGDPP, encoded by the coding sequence ATGAATATCTTTGACTTCCGCGATGGTCTGATTGGCGACTACAGCAAGTACGTTACCAGCTTCATTCAGATTCGAGACGAGCACATCAAGCAACACGTCGAAGAGAAGCTCAAGTCGGGGGTTCTTTGGCCACAACCATTGATTCAACTCAATCCTTCCTTTGAACCGGGTGAAAGAGTTGATCAATTAGTTGCTCGCGGAATTCTTCACGAAGAATGTTCTTCTATCTTTAGGGTCAAAAAAGCTCAAACAGGCGGCGAGGGAAATCCTCTCACGCTGCATAAGCATCAGCTCGATGCCGTGCTGACAGCTTCAGAAGGCCACAACTATGTCTTAACCACCGGCACCGGCTCAGGGAAAAGCTTATCCTACATCATCCCCATCGTAGACCATGTGCTGAAGCGGGGTTCTGAAAAAGGCATTCAAGCCATCGTGGTCTACCCCATGAATGCCCTGGCCAATAGCCAGGCCGGAGAACTCCGAAAATTCTTACAGGATGGCTATCCCGAAGGTTCAGCCCCAGTTACCTTCGAGCGTTACACCGGACAAGAAAAAGAAGACGAACGGCAACAGATTCTCAACAATCCCCCGGATATTCTGCTGACTAACTACGTCATGCTGGAGCTGATTTTGACCCGTCCTAAGGAGCGCAAGCTAATTGAAGCGGCTCAGGGACTGCAGTTTCTGGTGCTAGACGAACTCCACACCTATCGGGGTCGCCAGGGGGCAGATGTTGCCCTGCTGGTCAGGCGGGTGCGAGAACGCATGGCCGCCGATAGCCTTCAGTGTGTCGGTACTTCTGCCACCCTCGCCAGCGGCGGCACCTATGCAGAACAGCAAGTCGAGGTAGCGAAGGTCGCTACTCAGCTCTTTGGCACTACCGTCAAACCAGAGCACATCATTGGTGAAACCCTAAAACGGGCTTCTCCCGACCGAGATTTTCAAGATCCTGCCTTTATCCAGGCTTTGAAAGCTCGGATTATCTATTCACCCACTCCCCTCTCCAGCGAGTATGACGCCTTCATCCAAGACCCCCTCTCTATTTGGATTGAGGGCATCTTTGGGGTAGAACCTGAGCCAGAAACCGGGCGTCTGGTTCGGGCAAAGCCCCAAAGCCTTTTGGGTGACCAAGGAGCCGCTGAGTCTTTACGAAAGTTAATTGGTCTGCCCAAGGAACAAGGGCATACGTGTATTGAGGCCATTAAACAAGGCTTACTGGTGGGTCACCAGGTCAAAAAAACTGAGACGGGCATCGCCCCCTTTGCTTTCCGGCTGCACCAATTCATCAGCAAAGGCGATACGGTTTATGCATCCTTACGCACCGAAGATGAGCGCCATATTACCCTTCAGGCCCAGCAGTTTGTGCCGGGCGATCGCAGCCGCATTTTGCTGCCGCTGGTATTTTGCCGCGAGTGTGGTCAAGAGTATTACGCCGTCAGGCGCACCCATGATTTTGCGGTCGATCAGGCCAAGCTAGAACCCCGTGAGCTATCTGATACCCAAAACGACAACGTCAGCGAGTCTGGCTTTCTCTATCTCAATACCAGAAGACCCTGGCCGATCGATCCAGAAGCCATGCTGGATTTACTGCCAGAAGACTGGATTGAGGAACATCCTACCCGAGGGCCACGGGTGCGCCAGTCTCGCAAAAAGCATTTGCCTGAACCCATGCACTTCAAAGCCGATGGGTTTATTGGGGAACCCGACTTATTAGGCCACTTTCTGCCTACTCCTTTTCGGTTCTGCCTGAACTGCGGTGTCTCCTACGGCAGCCGCCAGCGCTCCGACTTTGCGAAATTAGCGTCTCTAGGATCAGAAGGGCGGAGTACCGCAACGACAATCCTCACTCTCTCTTCAGTTCTGAAACTCAAGGGCTCTACCCTGACGGAAACTGCGAAGAAACTCCTCAGCTTTACCGATAACCGCCAGGATGCCTCGCTGCAGGCCGGGCATTTCAACGACTTCATTGAAGTGGGGCTCCTACGGGCAGCCCTCTACAAAGCCGTTGAGCGAGCCAGTACAGACGGGCTCCGCCACGACGAACTGCCCCAACGGGTGTTCGATGCCCTCAATCTGCCTTTAGATCTGTATGCCAGTGACTCAGCTGTAAAATACCAGGCCCTAAAAGATACCCAGCAGGCCCTTCGGGATGTACTGGGCTACCGGCTTTACCTCGACCTGCGTCGGGGATGGCGCATCACCTCCCCCAACCTGGAGCAGTGCGGCCTGTTAGAGATTCAGTACCTTTCTCTGGAAGATGTTTGCCAGGACAAAGACATTTGGCAGGCCTGCCATCCGGCTTTAGTCACTGCCGCTCCGGAAACCCGCGTGCAGGTGGCTAAAGTACTGCTCGACTTTATGCGACGGGAGCTGGCCATCAAGGTTGATTATTTAGATACTCGCTACCAGGAGCGCATCCAACAGCGCAGCTCTCAACGGCTGAAAGACCCCTGGGCGCTGGACGAAAACGAGACCCTGAACTACGCCACGGTCCTATTTCCCCGTTCCTTTAAGCAAGGAGAAGATTTTGGGGGCAACGTTTTCCTGTCATCGAGGAGTGGCTATGGTCAGTACTTGCGGCGCACCAGCACGTTCGACAACTTTGGCGAGAGGCTCAAGCTAGAGGATACGGACCAGATTATTCGGGGACTGCTGCAAGGGCTGAAAATCGCGGGCATTGTTGAAGAGGTACTCGCCCCGAAAAAGGATGGGGAGGTGCCGGGCTATCAACTGGTGGCTTCCGCTCTGCAGTGGACGGTGGGTGATGGAACTACTCCCTTCCATGACCCCACTCGTGTGCCCCAGCTGCCAGAGGGCGGCAGCCGCACCAATGAATTCTTTGTTGAGTTCTATCGCAAAATCGCGGCCACGACTCAAGGTCTGGAAGCCCGTGAGCATACCGCCCAGGTCCCCTCCGATGAACGGGAAAAGCGGGAACAAGCTTTCCGCACCGGGGATCTGCCTATCCTTTACTGTTCTCCCACCATGGAGCTAGGGGTAGACATTGCCGACCTCAACGTGGTCAACCTGAGAAATGTTCCCCCTACCCCTGCCAACTATGCCCAGCGTAGTGGCCGAGCCGGGCGCAGTGGCCAACCGGCCCTGGTGTTTGCCTATTGTTCAACGGGTAGCTCCCACGACCAGTACTTCTTCAAACGTCCCGATCGCATGGTAACGGGAGCCGTCACCCCGCCCCGATTGGATCTGAGCAACGAAGACTTAATTCGAGCCCACCTGCACGCAGTTTGGTTGGCGGAGGCAGATCTCAATTTAGGGTCATCGTTAAAAGATATTCTCCAGTTGGATTTGGTAGATGACGCTCCAACGTTGGAGCTCCAAGAAGAAGTTCAGGCAAAGTTGAATAATGTGGGAGCAAAAAAACGTGCGAAAAAACGGGCTCAGCGCATTCTGGATACTTTGCAAGCGGAGATGGATGACTCCAGCCTGTTCAATGACACGTGGCTGGACAATGTCTTCACCCAAATTGCTCAACGATTTGAGAATACCTGCCAGCGCTGGCGAGACCTCTATCGGGCAGCCCTGGCGCAGTTCAATGTTCAGAACCGAATCATTCAGGATGCCTCTCGTCCGGCCAGAGATAAGGACCAGGCCAAACGGCTACGGCGAGAAGCGGAAGCTCAGCTGGAGCTGCTGACGGTTTCTGACAACCTGGCCCAATCAGACTTCTACAGCTACCGCTATTTCGCCAGCGAAGGATTCTTGCCAGGCTATAACTTCCCCCGGTTACCCCTGTCGGCCTACATTCCGGCACGGCGAATGCGTCAGGGTCGGGAGGAGTACCTATCTCGTCCCCGATTCCTGGCCATATCCGAATTTGGTCCTCGTTCAGTGGTGTACCACGAGGGATCGAAGTATCTGATTAATCGGGTCATTTTACCGGTGGAAGGAGACGAGGGCACCCTGTCATTGGGCGAAGTGAAGCCCTGTCCCCGCTGTGGCTATCTACATCCGGTCAATGACGGGGTCGGGCTGGATAAATGTGAACGCTGTACGGCAGATTTGAGTACGTCGTTGCGATCACTCTTCCGGCTGCAGAACGTCACCACCAAACGCCGCGACAAAATCAATTCTGACGAAGAAGAACGTCTGCGCCTGGGCTACGACCTCTGTACGGGAGTTCGCTTCCCAGAGCGAGATGGGCATCCCTCCTACCAGGTCGCCACGGTGAAACGGAAAGGCAAAGATCTGGCCAAGCTGACCTATGCCCAAAATGCAGAGCTATGGCGCATTAACCTGGGATGGGCTCGCCGCAAGAACAAGGAGCAGTTTGGCTTTGTGCTCGATATTGAACGGGGCTACTGGGCTAAGAACGAACAGGCGACCGAAGACGAGGATGTCTCCGATCCCCTATCCCCGCGCACGTCCAGGGTGATTCCCTATGTGCAGGACAATCGCAACAGTCTGCTGTTTGAACCAAAGGGTTCCCTCAGACCAGAGCAAATGGCCTCATTACAGGCGGCCCTCAAACAGGCCATCCAGGTAACTTACCAGCTTGAAGATAATGAACTGGCTGCGGAACCCTTGCCAAACCGCGATGATCGACGGCTGATTCTGTTCTACGAATCGGCTGAGGGTGGGGCCGGTGTTTTGAAGCGGCTGTTGAATGACCCAACGGCGCTGGCTTCTGTGGCTAAAGCGGCGTTGGAAGTTTGTCACTTTGACCCTGAAACGGGTGAGGACCTGGGCCATGGACCGCAGTCGGAGGAAAACTGCGAAGCCGCCTGCTATGACTGCTTGATGAACTACAGCAACCAGCGAGACCATGCCCTGCTGGATCGTCAGAGAATTCGCGATGTTCTGATGCAGCTAACGGAAGCTGAGGTGCTGGCTTCCCCATCGTCGAAGTCGCGGACTGAGCATTTGGATGGATTGCTGAATAAGGCTGACTCAGGCCTGGAGCGGGAGTGGTTGCAGTACCTCCAGGAGCGGGGATATCGCTTGCCTTCGGAGGCTCAGGTGTTGATTCCAGACTGTGGAACTCGGCCTGATTTTCTATATCGAGATAACGCCACGGTGATTTATGTAGATGGTCCTCATCATGATTTTCCGGATCGACACCAGCGGGACCAGAAGCAGGCTGACTGTTTGGAGGATTTTGGTTACACCGTGCTTCGATTTGACTACCGAGAAGATTGGGTGGAAATCCTTAAGAGATATCCCGGTGTGTTTGGTGAAGGATCTGTCAGTTCTAATACTGCTAAGAACAATGGGAACAACAAACGTGACGGGCATGTTGACCTTGATCTCTTCGATGCCCGCTGGCGGCCCATCATGGAACAACTGGCTCAGGAACAGGATTGGCAGGTAGAAGCTGGTGGGGACGTAGCCGATGGTGGGCGTGTCCTTGGTGAGTACCTGGCTGAGGTTTCAGTCAACGGTTGTTCTGTACGTCTAGTGGACGCTGAGCAACCAGACCTTGAGACTGTCGCAGAACTCTTGAAGGCTCAGGGCTTTGCCGTTTTAGTCGCCCAATCTGAAGATCCCCAACTTATCCAAAACCTTAAAGCGAGCTTTCAGGGAGACCCGCCATGA
- a CDS encoding ParM/StbA family protein: MTAKIQAYIDMGSSATKCFYWHHKPELLHLAPQVARLNPTRLDRLTLGGLTSQEPEDSAYITVGNGTYAVGALAIAQKGDSGLALPKRDRAVYKILATLGVIADKTFTGWNSENSGYEFSVQLGLLLPLEEYWQDRKELKAQLQGAISDFSFRGKVLSGQLERIEMQPEGAGLYLAKGLQLARSGISIRDRTVVVLMFGHRNLSILTFEKGSPPQETNSTSQGPGFIEYLKQCATELPGVAPDDPALLEAILQEYETFQIPGRQEALDLSKACIYAREFYLERVNQFLVEWMPSAEVDVIVGGGAAYFIRAELEQFFDHRGLTQQITLAETLRPEMTDVLRVQEGTAEPDLITSVRWADVYGLFKTFMYSTAPAQSR, translated from the coding sequence ATGACTGCAAAAATCCAGGCTTACATCGACATGGGCAGCTCCGCGACCAAGTGTTTTTATTGGCATCACAAACCTGAATTACTGCACTTGGCTCCGCAAGTGGCTCGCCTCAATCCCACTCGACTTGATCGCCTCACGTTAGGAGGACTCACCAGTCAAGAGCCGGAAGATAGTGCCTACATCACGGTTGGTAACGGCACTTATGCTGTTGGGGCACTCGCGATTGCTCAAAAAGGTGACTCTGGATTAGCACTTCCCAAACGCGATCGCGCCGTCTACAAAATCCTGGCAACCCTCGGCGTCATCGCCGACAAGACCTTCACTGGTTGGAATTCCGAAAATTCTGGTTATGAATTTTCTGTTCAACTCGGATTACTCTTGCCGCTGGAAGAATACTGGCAGGATCGGAAAGAACTCAAAGCCCAGCTTCAGGGAGCGATTTCAGACTTCAGCTTTCGCGGCAAAGTCCTCTCTGGTCAGCTAGAGCGAATTGAGATGCAGCCGGAGGGAGCTGGGCTTTATCTAGCAAAGGGATTGCAACTTGCTCGCTCTGGTATCAGTATTCGCGATCGCACCGTCGTCGTTCTGATGTTCGGTCACCGCAATCTCTCCATCCTCACCTTTGAGAAAGGCAGCCCCCCTCAAGAAACTAACAGCACTTCCCAGGGGCCAGGGTTTATAGAGTACCTGAAGCAATGTGCGACTGAACTGCCCGGTGTCGCTCCTGATGACCCAGCCTTGCTGGAAGCAATTCTTCAGGAGTATGAGACGTTTCAGATTCCTGGTCGGCAGGAGGCTCTCGATCTGTCTAAAGCCTGCATCTATGCTCGCGAATTCTACCTGGAGCGAGTTAATCAGTTCTTGGTTGAGTGGATGCCATCTGCCGAAGTGGACGTGATTGTCGGTGGAGGAGCAGCCTATTTCATCCGTGCAGAGTTGGAGCAGTTTTTCGATCACCGGGGACTCACTCAGCAGATCACCTTGGCTGAGACGTTAAGGCCAGAAATGACGGATGTGCTCCGAGTGCAGGAGGGAACAGCAGAGCCGGACTTGATCACCAGCGTTCGCTGGGCCGACGTCTATGGATTATTCAAAACATTCATGTACAGTACGGCACCGGCTCAGTCCCGTTAG